The Pantoea nemavictus genome includes a region encoding these proteins:
- a CDS encoding S-(hydroxymethyl)glutathione dehydrogenase/class III alcohol dehydrogenase, translating to MNMIKTRAAVAWAAGEPLKIEEVDLMPPQKGEVLVRIVATGVCHTDAYTLSGQDPEGVFPAILGHEGGGVVEAVGEGVTSVAVGDHVIPLYTPECGKCKFCLSGKTNLCQAIRATQGKGLMPDGTTRFFKDGKPIFHYMGTSTFSEYTVVPEISLAVISKEAPLEEVCLLGCGVTTGMGAVMNTAKVKEGDTVAIFGLGGIGLSAIIGAKMAKAGRIIGIDLNTSKFDLARKLGATDLINPKDHDKPIQDVIVELTDGGVDFSFECIGNVNVMRSALECCHKGWGESVIIGVAGAGQEISTRPFQLVTGRVWRGSAFGGVKGRSQLPGIVQDYLDGKFALNDFITHNLPLEEINDAFDLMHEGKSIRTVVHFSK from the coding sequence ATGAACATGATTAAAACTCGCGCCGCCGTTGCCTGGGCAGCTGGCGAACCGCTGAAAATCGAAGAAGTGGATCTGATGCCGCCGCAGAAAGGTGAAGTGCTGGTGCGCATTGTGGCAACCGGCGTGTGCCATACCGATGCTTACACCTTGTCTGGACAAGATCCTGAAGGCGTATTCCCGGCGATCCTCGGCCATGAAGGCGGCGGCGTAGTAGAAGCCGTCGGCGAAGGCGTCACCAGCGTGGCCGTCGGCGATCACGTGATTCCGCTTTACACGCCAGAGTGCGGCAAGTGTAAGTTCTGTCTCTCCGGTAAAACCAACCTGTGCCAGGCGATTCGCGCCACTCAGGGCAAAGGTTTAATGCCAGACGGTACCACCCGTTTCTTCAAAGATGGCAAGCCGATTTTCCACTATATGGGCACTTCAACCTTCTCTGAATACACCGTCGTTCCGGAAATCTCACTGGCGGTGATCAGCAAAGAAGCCCCGCTGGAAGAAGTGTGCCTGCTGGGCTGCGGCGTCACTACCGGCATGGGCGCGGTGATGAACACCGCTAAAGTTAAAGAGGGCGACACCGTGGCGATCTTTGGCCTCGGCGGCATCGGTTTGTCAGCCATCATTGGCGCGAAAATGGCGAAAGCGGGCCGCATCATCGGTATCGATCTCAACACCAGCAAATTCGATCTGGCGCGCAAACTGGGCGCAACCGATCTGATCAACCCGAAAGATCACGACAAGCCGATTCAGGATGTGATCGTTGAGCTGACCGACGGCGGTGTCGATTTCTCCTTCGAATGCATCGGTAACGTCAACGTGATGCGTTCGGCGCTGGAGTGCTGCCACAAAGGTTGGGGCGAATCGGTGATTATCGGCGTAGCGGGCGCGGGCCAGGAGATCTCTACCCGTCCGTTCCAGCTGGTGACCGGTCGCGTATGGCGTGGTTCCGCATTTGGTGGCGTAAAAGGCCGCTCGCAGTTGCCGGGTATCGTGCAGGATTACCTTGACGGTAAGTTTGCGTTGAACGATTTCATCACCCACAACCTGCCGCTGGAAGAGATTAACGACGCCTTTGATCTGATGCATGAAGGGAAATCGATCCGTACGGTAGTGCACTTTAGCAAGTAA
- the folE gene encoding GTP cyclohydrolase I FolE — translation MSTLSQEAALVHEALLARGLETPLRAPVREMDDAARKREIAGHMTQIMQLLNLDLEDDSLMETPHRIAKMYVDEIFSGLDYANFPKITVIENKMKVDEMVTVRDITLTSTCEHHFVIIDGKATVAYIPKEKVIGLSKINRIVQFFAQRPQVQERLTQQVLVALQTLLGTNNVAVSIDAVHYCVKARGVKDATSATTTTSLGGLFKSSQNTRQEFLRAVRHS, via the coding sequence ATGAGTACCTTAAGTCAGGAAGCCGCCCTGGTTCACGAAGCGCTGTTGGCGCGTGGTCTGGAAACGCCATTACGCGCCCCGGTGCGTGAGATGGATGACGCCGCGCGTAAACGTGAAATCGCCGGTCACATGACCCAAATTATGCAGCTGCTAAATCTGGACCTGGAAGATGACAGCCTGATGGAGACGCCGCATCGCATCGCCAAGATGTATGTCGATGAAATCTTCTCAGGTCTTGATTACGCCAACTTCCCAAAAATCACCGTCATTGAAAACAAGATGAAGGTTGATGAGATGGTAACCGTGCGCGATATCACGTTGACCAGCACCTGCGAACATCACTTTGTGATTATCGATGGCAAAGCGACCGTGGCTTATATCCCGAAAGAGAAAGTGATTGGCCTGTCGAAAATCAACCGCATCGTGCAGTTCTTTGCCCAACGCCCGCAGGTACAAGAGCGCCTGACGCAGCAAGTGCTGGTGGCGCTGCAAACGCTGCTCGGCACCAATAACGTCGCGGTATCAATTGATGCGGTGCATTACTGCGTGAAAGCGCGTGGCGTGAAAGATGCCACCAGCGCGACCACCACCACTTCGCTGGGTGGTTTGTTCAAATCCAGCCAGAACACGCGTCAGGAGTTCCTGCGCGCGGTTCGCCACAGCTAA
- the fghA gene encoding S-formylglutathione hydrolase, whose translation MASTLELLEEHRIFGGWQQRWRHQSEVLNCPMTFSIFLPPPQSDAPPPVVWFLAGLTCSDENFTTKAGAQRVAAELGLVLIMPDTSPRGDDVANDSGYDLGQGAGFYLNATQQPWAANFRMFDYLSAELPALMADNFKLSDRQSVMGHSMGGHGALVLALRLGGRFASASAFAPIVNPTEVPWGQKAFSAYLGEDRQTWREWDSCLLMREAEQRLPILIDQGDSDQFLADQLRPERLEAVAHEQGFPLELRIQPGYDHSYFFIASFVEDHLRFHAKHLLV comes from the coding sequence ATGGCTTCCACTTTGGAGCTGTTAGAAGAGCATCGCATCTTTGGCGGTTGGCAGCAGCGCTGGCGTCATCAGTCGGAGGTGTTGAATTGCCCAATGACTTTCAGCATTTTTCTGCCGCCGCCGCAGAGTGACGCGCCGCCACCGGTGGTGTGGTTCCTCGCCGGGCTGACCTGCAGTGATGAGAACTTCACTACCAAAGCGGGTGCGCAGCGTGTGGCCGCGGAGTTGGGTTTAGTGCTGATCATGCCCGATACCAGCCCGCGCGGTGACGATGTAGCGAACGACAGCGGCTACGATCTCGGTCAGGGTGCCGGTTTTTACCTCAATGCGACGCAGCAGCCTTGGGCAGCGAACTTCCGCATGTTCGATTACCTCAGCGCGGAGTTGCCAGCGCTGATGGCGGATAACTTTAAGCTGAGCGATCGTCAATCGGTGATGGGACATTCGATGGGCGGACACGGTGCGCTGGTGCTGGCACTGCGTCTCGGCGGACGTTTTGCTTCGGCTTCGGCATTTGCGCCAATCGTCAATCCCACTGAAGTGCCGTGGGGACAGAAAGCCTTTAGCGCTTATTTGGGCGAGGACCGTCAGACGTGGCGTGAATGGGATAGCTGCCTGTTGATGCGTGAGGCAGAGCAGCGCTTGCCGATTCTGATTGATCAAGGGGATAGCGATCAGTTCCTCGCCGATCAGCTGCGTCCGGAACGGCTGGAAGCGGTGGCGCATGAGCAAGGCTTCCCGCTGGAGTTACGTATTCAGCCGGGCTATGACCACAGCTACTTCTTTATCGCCAGCTTCGTTGAGGATCATCTGCGTTTTCACGCGAAGCATTTGTTGGTGTGA
- the mglB gene encoding galactose/glucose ABC transporter substrate-binding protein MglB — translation MNKKVFTLTALVASMMFGATAHAADTRIGVTIYKYDDNFMSMVRKDIEKEAKSLGGIQLLMNDSQNDQSKQNDQIDVLMAKGVKALAINLVDPAAAAVVIDKARGNDVPVVFFNKEPNAKVLASYPKAYYVGTDSKESGIIQGQLIEKHWKATPAWDLNKDGQIQFVLLKGEPGHPDAEARTKYVIDTLNKDGLKTQQLAMDTAMWDTAQAKDKVDAWLSGPNANKIEVIIANNDAMAMGAVEALKAHNKTSIPVFGVDALPEALALVKSGALAGTVLNDAENQAKATLDIAKNLADGKEPTAGTNFKMDNKIVRVPYVPVDKENLSQFVK, via the coding sequence ATGAATAAGAAGGTTTTCACGCTCACAGCACTGGTTGCCAGCATGATGTTTGGTGCAACTGCGCACGCCGCCGATACCCGCATTGGCGTGACGATTTATAAATACGACGACAACTTCATGTCGATGGTGCGTAAGGACATTGAGAAAGAGGCGAAATCATTGGGCGGCATTCAGCTGCTGATGAATGACTCGCAGAATGACCAGTCTAAGCAGAATGACCAGATCGACGTGTTGATGGCGAAAGGCGTGAAAGCGCTGGCGATTAACCTGGTGGACCCGGCTGCTGCGGCCGTTGTCATTGATAAAGCGCGTGGCAATGACGTGCCAGTGGTGTTCTTCAACAAAGAGCCGAACGCGAAAGTACTGGCAAGCTACCCGAAAGCCTATTACGTCGGTACCGATTCTAAAGAGTCGGGCATTATCCAGGGTCAGCTGATTGAGAAGCACTGGAAAGCGACGCCGGCCTGGGATCTGAACAAAGATGGCCAGATTCAGTTCGTGCTGCTGAAAGGTGAGCCGGGCCATCCGGATGCCGAAGCGCGTACTAAATACGTGATCGATACCCTGAACAAAGACGGTCTGAAAACGCAGCAGCTGGCGATGGATACCGCAATGTGGGATACCGCTCAGGCTAAAGACAAAGTTGACGCCTGGCTCTCAGGCCCGAATGCCAACAAAATTGAAGTGATCATCGCCAACAACGATGCGATGGCGATGGGTGCGGTTGAAGCGCTGAAAGCGCACAACAAAACCAGCATTCCGGTGTTTGGCGTCGATGCACTGCCAGAAGCACTGGCGCTGGTGAAATCGGGCGCACTGGCGGGTACCGTGTTGAACGATGCGGAAAACCAGGCGAAAGCCACGCTGGATATCGCGAAAAACCTGGCGGATGGCAAAGAGCCAACTGCAGGTACTAACTTCAAGATGGACAACAAAATCGTACGTGTCCCTTACGTACCAGTAGATAAAGAAAATCTGTCGCAGTTCGTGAAGTAA
- the yeiB gene encoding DUF418 domain-containing protein YeiB, whose product MQRYLALDFIRGCAILGILLLNIVGFALPAAAYLNPAWQGEVSLADAWTWAIMDGLAQLKFLTLFALLFGAGLYMQAPRGSRWMSARLTLLVLLGFIHGLFFWEGDILLDYGLIGLIIWRMLRDVPSDRALLQTGALLYLVGCAVLLVFGAISSPNPTRSWLPGAADLQYESYWKLLGGWEAVQNRLDHLSSGLMALASQYGWQLAGLMLIGAALMRSGWLSGHFSVQHYRRSAALLLTIGWLIAIPGIAAQWIIGWEFRWTGFFLQVPRDLASPFISLGYAALCLGFWPQIAATRISYAIQCVGRMALSNYLLQTLICTTLFYRFDLFLKFDRLHLLAFVPVIWLINILFSVLWLRYFPQGPMEWMWRKLTRLAAGKATPSSSIR is encoded by the coding sequence ATGCAACGCTATCTCGCGCTGGATTTCATTCGTGGTTGCGCCATTCTCGGCATCTTACTGCTGAACATTGTCGGCTTTGCGTTGCCGGCCGCGGCCTATCTTAATCCCGCGTGGCAAGGAGAGGTTTCGCTCGCCGATGCCTGGACATGGGCGATCATGGATGGCCTGGCGCAGCTCAAATTCCTCACGCTATTTGCTTTGTTGTTTGGTGCCGGGCTGTATATGCAAGCACCGCGCGGCAGCCGCTGGATGTCGGCGCGCCTCACGCTGCTGGTACTGCTCGGTTTCATTCACGGCCTATTTTTCTGGGAAGGCGACATCCTGCTGGATTATGGCCTGATTGGGCTAATTATCTGGCGCATGCTGCGCGATGTGCCGTCCGACCGCGCGTTGTTACAAACCGGCGCATTACTCTATTTGGTCGGCTGCGCGGTGCTGCTGGTATTTGGCGCGATTTCTAGCCCAAATCCGACGCGTTCCTGGCTGCCGGGCGCGGCGGATTTGCAATACGAAAGCTACTGGAAACTGCTTGGGGGCTGGGAAGCGGTGCAGAATCGGCTTGATCATTTGTCATCGGGCCTGATGGCGCTGGCGTCACAATATGGCTGGCAGCTGGCGGGCTTAATGCTGATTGGCGCGGCGTTGATGCGCAGCGGCTGGCTCAGCGGGCATTTTAGTGTGCAACACTATCGCCGCTCGGCGGCGCTGCTGCTGACCATTGGCTGGTTGATCGCCATTCCCGGCATTGCCGCCCAGTGGATCATTGGTTGGGAATTCCGCTGGACCGGCTTCTTCCTGCAGGTGCCGCGCGATCTCGCCAGTCCATTTATCAGCCTGGGCTATGCCGCACTTTGTCTTGGTTTCTGGCCGCAAATTGCGGCAACGCGTATCAGCTACGCGATTCAATGCGTTGGCCGCATGGCATTGAGCAATTACCTGTTACAGACCCTGATTTGCACCACGCTTTTCTACCGCTTCGATCTGTTCCTCAAGTTCGACCGCCTGCATCTGCTGGCCTTTGTACCGGTTATCTGGCTGATCAATATCCTGTTTTCCGTGCTGTGGCTGCGCTACTTCCCGCAAGGCCCCATGGAGTGGATGTGGCGCAAACTGACGCGTCTGGCTGCCGGCAAAGCAACCCCCTCATCTTCCATCAGATAA
- the ptrR gene encoding putrescine utilization regulator PtrR yields the protein MDLVQLRMFCSVAESGSLARAAEQLHRVPSNLTTRLRQLEDEIGVDLFIREKQRIRLSPMGHNFLNYAQRILALSDEALNMARAGEPGGNFALGSMESTAATRLPALLAAYHQRFPAVELSLITNTSGEIIDKVREGTLAAALVDGPVAHDDLNGCIAFNEQMVLITSPEHAPIASARDVQGDTLFAFRNSCSYRTKLEAWYRESQTAPSSVMEIQSYHAMVACVAGGAGVAMIPASVLAQMPARARVQEHALPPAYRDTATWLMWRRDAFTPNVEALKYLIIELFDDRPVNDELRHPLHVTE from the coding sequence ATGGACTTAGTACAGCTCCGCATGTTTTGCTCCGTGGCCGAATCCGGTTCGCTGGCCCGTGCCGCCGAGCAGCTCCATCGCGTACCTTCCAATCTCACCACGCGTCTACGCCAGCTGGAAGATGAAATTGGCGTGGATTTGTTTATTCGTGAGAAGCAACGCATCCGCCTGTCGCCGATGGGACATAATTTTCTTAACTATGCGCAGCGCATCCTGGCGCTGAGCGATGAAGCGCTGAATATGGCACGCGCCGGAGAACCCGGCGGCAACTTCGCGCTCGGTTCGATGGAGAGCACCGCGGCGACGCGTTTGCCGGCGCTGCTGGCAGCGTATCACCAGCGCTTTCCGGCGGTTGAGCTCTCGCTGATCACCAACACCTCCGGTGAGATCATCGATAAAGTACGTGAAGGCACGCTGGCTGCGGCATTGGTGGACGGCCCGGTGGCGCACGACGATCTCAACGGCTGCATTGCCTTTAATGAGCAGATGGTGCTGATTACCAGTCCGGAACATGCGCCGATTGCCAGCGCGCGCGATGTGCAGGGCGATACATTGTTTGCGTTCCGCAACAGCTGCTCCTACCGCACCAAGCTGGAAGCCTGGTATCGCGAGAGCCAAACCGCGCCGAGCAGCGTAATGGAGATTCAGTCCTATCACGCGATGGTGGCCTGCGTCGCGGGTGGCGCGGGCGTGGCGATGATTCCCGCCTCAGTGTTGGCGCAGATGCCAGCCCGTGCGCGCGTCCAGGAGCATGCGTTACCGCCCGCCTACCGCGACACCGCCACCTGGCTAATGTGGCGACGCGATGCGTTTACGCCCAACGTGGAAGCGCTGAAGTATTTGATTATTGAGTTATTTGACGACCGCCCGGTTAACGACGAACTGCGGCATCCGCTGCACGTTACTGAGTGA
- the mglC gene encoding galactose/methyl galactoside ABC transporter permease MglC, whose product MKATTKKNALTWLKEGGIYVVLFVLLAIIIFQDPTFLSLMNLSNILTQSSVRIIIALGVAGLIVTQGTDLSAGRQVGLAAVVAATLLQAMDNANKVFPHLDTVPIPVVILTVCIIGGVIGLVNGVIIAYLKVTPFITTLGTMIIVYGINSLYYDFVGASPIAGFDPGFSKFAQGFLRFGDFKLSFITFYAVIAIVFVWVLWNKTRFGRNIFAIGGNPEAAKVSGVNVPFNLILVYALSGVFYAFGGMLEAGRIGSATNNLGFMYELDAIAACVVGGVSFAGGVGSVAGVVTGVIIFTVINYGLTYIGVNPYWQYIIKGGIIIFAVALDSLKYARKK is encoded by the coding sequence ATGAAAGCGACTACTAAAAAGAATGCGCTAACCTGGTTAAAAGAGGGCGGCATTTACGTTGTCCTGTTTGTACTGCTGGCAATTATTATTTTCCAGGATCCGACGTTTTTAAGTTTAATGAACCTGAGTAACATTCTGACCCAATCCTCGGTGCGTATTATTATCGCGCTGGGTGTGGCCGGATTAATTGTCACCCAGGGTACTGACCTGTCGGCCGGTCGTCAGGTGGGCTTGGCCGCGGTGGTTGCGGCGACGCTGCTGCAGGCGATGGATAACGCTAACAAGGTGTTCCCGCATCTGGATACCGTACCCATTCCAGTAGTTATCCTGACCGTGTGCATCATCGGCGGTGTGATTGGTCTGGTGAACGGCGTGATTATTGCTTACCTCAAGGTAACGCCATTTATCACCACCTTGGGCACCATGATCATCGTTTACGGTATCAACTCACTCTATTACGACTTTGTGGGCGCATCGCCGATTGCTGGTTTCGATCCTGGCTTCTCCAAATTTGCCCAAGGCTTCCTGCGTTTCGGTGATTTCAAACTGTCGTTCATCACCTTCTACGCCGTGATTGCTATCGTATTTGTCTGGGTGCTGTGGAATAAAACCCGCTTCGGCAGAAACATCTTCGCTATCGGTGGTAACCCGGAAGCCGCGAAAGTGTCTGGTGTGAACGTACCGTTCAACCTGATTCTGGTGTATGCCTTGTCTGGCGTGTTCTATGCGTTCGGCGGCATGCTGGAAGCGGGCCGTATCGGCAGCGCCACCAACAACCTCGGCTTTATGTATGAGCTGGATGCAATTGCAGCCTGTGTGGTCGGCGGCGTGTCGTTTGCCGGTGGCGTGGGTTCTGTGGCGGGCGTGGTGACCGGTGTCATCATCTTCACCGTCATCAACTATGGCCTGACCTATATCGGCGTAAACCCTTATTGGCAGTACATCATCAAGGGCGGCATCATCATCTTCGCCGTGGCACTGGATTCGTTGAAATACGCGCGTAAGAAGTAA
- the galS gene encoding HTH-type transcriptional regulator GalS — protein MITIRDVARQAGVSVATVSRVLNNSSAVTADTREAVLAAVDALGYRPNANAQALATQISDTIGVVVMDVSDPFFGALVKAVDTVAQRVHKHVLISNSWHQEEKERHAIEVLIRQRCNALVVHAKTLSDAELIQFMDHVPGMVLINRTIPGYEHRCVCLDNVTGAQVATRMLLHLGHQRIGFLSSSHPIEDVTQRREGWLQALAEQGIRPQESWIAHAEPDMQGGEAAMVELLGRNLHLTAVFSYNDGMAAGALTALKDNGIQVPQHFSVIGFDDIPISRYTDPQLTTVRYPIVSMAKLATELALKGAAGELDELATHCFMPTLVRRHSVAQRQIVESVTNSGDSPV, from the coding sequence ATGATAACGATTCGTGATGTCGCCCGTCAGGCCGGTGTGTCAGTAGCCACTGTGTCGCGTGTGCTCAATAACAGCAGTGCAGTCACCGCCGATACCCGTGAAGCCGTGCTGGCAGCGGTTGACGCGTTAGGCTATCGCCCAAATGCCAATGCGCAGGCGCTGGCTACGCAAATCAGTGACACCATCGGTGTGGTAGTGATGGATGTTTCCGACCCCTTCTTTGGCGCGTTAGTAAAAGCGGTGGATACCGTGGCACAGCGCGTGCACAAACACGTGTTAATCAGCAACTCCTGGCACCAGGAAGAGAAAGAGCGTCACGCAATTGAGGTGCTGATACGTCAACGCTGCAATGCGTTGGTGGTGCACGCGAAAACGCTTTCAGACGCAGAGTTAATCCAATTTATGGATCACGTTCCTGGTATGGTCCTGATTAACCGCACAATTCCGGGTTATGAGCATCGTTGTGTCTGCCTTGATAACGTCACCGGCGCACAGGTAGCGACGCGCATGTTGTTACATCTTGGTCATCAGCGCATTGGTTTTCTCAGCTCTAGCCATCCGATTGAAGATGTCACGCAACGACGCGAAGGTTGGCTGCAAGCCTTGGCAGAGCAGGGGATTCGCCCGCAGGAGTCGTGGATTGCGCATGCTGAACCCGATATGCAAGGCGGCGAAGCAGCGATGGTGGAACTGCTTGGCCGTAACTTACATTTAACAGCGGTGTTTTCCTACAATGACGGCATGGCAGCGGGCGCATTGACGGCTTTAAAGGACAATGGCATTCAGGTACCACAGCATTTCTCGGTGATAGGTTTTGACGATATCCCTATCTCACGTTACACCGATCCTCAATTAACCACGGTTCGCTATCCTATTGTTTCTATGGCGAAATTAGCGACAGAATTGGCGCTAAAAGGTGCGGCCGGCGAGTTAGATGAGCTGGCGACGCACTGCTTTATGCCGACGCTGGTACGTCGTCATTCGGTGGCCCAGCGGCAAATTGTGGAGTCGGTCACTAATTCAGGCGATAGCCCTGTGTAA
- a CDS encoding YbfB/YjiJ family MFS transporter, whose product MAFRVALSAFLSLVVAMGIGRFAFTPQVPLMIHDHQLTLSSASLVAALNYLGYLFGSFDAMRARHRVEWRLQAGVWGAVVLTLLSACVSGPWLHGLIRFLIGWASGWAMVLLAAWASDQLHHHGRPGMLAAVFAGPGTGIFISGMLAVVLHASGVSAAFAWAAYGVLALILIAAIARFLPRSGQLHRPDQAAAPLVLNGDLKRLVLSYSLAGFGYILPATFLSQMAAARFPDSAFAQFVWPVFGGAAVIGIVLGILTRHWGSSHRRLAIVLWAQALGVIAAIVLPGLNGLMLGAALIGGGFLCVVQLALQYGRELAPQHARYLAGLLTTGYAVGQLGGPLLSWISSLLWHRLEPALWVAGVSLILAGMLVLRRHGR is encoded by the coding sequence ATGGCGTTTCGAGTTGCGCTCAGCGCGTTCTTAAGTTTAGTGGTTGCGATGGGGATTGGGCGATTTGCTTTCACGCCGCAGGTTCCATTGATGATTCATGACCATCAGCTGACGCTTTCCAGCGCCAGCCTGGTAGCGGCACTCAACTATCTGGGTTATCTGTTTGGATCCTTTGATGCAATGCGTGCGCGTCATCGCGTGGAGTGGCGTTTGCAGGCGGGCGTGTGGGGCGCGGTGGTATTAACGCTGCTGTCGGCGTGCGTCAGCGGACCATGGCTGCATGGCCTGATTCGCTTCCTGATCGGCTGGGCTAGCGGCTGGGCAATGGTATTGCTGGCGGCCTGGGCCAGCGATCAACTGCACCATCACGGACGTCCGGGAATGCTGGCGGCGGTATTTGCCGGTCCGGGCACCGGGATTTTCATCAGCGGCATGCTGGCCGTGGTCCTGCACGCCAGCGGCGTCAGCGCGGCGTTTGCCTGGGCGGCTTATGGTGTGCTGGCGTTGATATTAATTGCAGCCATTGCGCGCTTTCTGCCGCGCAGCGGTCAACTGCATCGGCCCGATCAAGCCGCTGCGCCGCTGGTGCTAAATGGCGATCTTAAGCGATTGGTGTTGAGCTACAGTCTGGCCGGCTTCGGTTACATTCTGCCCGCCACTTTTCTGTCGCAAATGGCGGCGGCGCGTTTCCCTGACAGCGCGTTTGCGCAATTTGTCTGGCCGGTGTTTGGCGGCGCGGCAGTCATCGGCATTGTGTTGGGCATCCTGACGCGCCATTGGGGCAGCAGCCATCGGCGTCTTGCCATCGTGTTATGGGCGCAGGCGCTGGGCGTTATCGCCGCGATTGTCCTGCCAGGCTTAAATGGCTTGATGCTTGGCGCCGCATTGATCGGTGGTGGCTTCCTGTGTGTAGTGCAGCTGGCGCTGCAATATGGCCGTGAACTGGCGCCGCAGCATGCGCGTTATTTAGCCGGATTGCTAACCACCGGTTATGCGGTAGGGCAGTTGGGTGGTCCGCTGCTGTCGTGGATCTCCAGCTTGCTGTGGCATCGACTGGAACCCGCGCTGTGGGTGGCTGGCGTCAGCTTGATCCTTGCCGGGATGCTGGTTTTACGTCGCCACGGGCGATGA
- the mglA gene encoding galactose/methyl galactoside ABC transporter ATP-binding protein MglA has protein sequence MASENPTTQREYLLEMTNVSKSFPGVKALDNVNLKVRPHSVHALMGENGAGKSTLLKCLFGIYKKDTGSILFQGEEIDYKSSKEALENGVSMVHQELNLVLQRNVMDNMWLGRYPRKGVFVDQDKMYRDTKAIFDELDIDIDPRDKVATLSVSQMQMIEIAKAFSYDAKIVIMDEPTSSLTEKEVNHLFTIIRKLKDRGCGIVYISHKMEEIFQLCDEITILRDGQWIATQPLEGLDMDKIISMMVGRSLNQRFPDKTNVPGEVILEVRHLTSLRQPSIRDISFDLHKGEILGIAGLVGAKRTDIVETLFGIREKSGGTIKLHGKSINNHSANEAINHGFALVTEERRSTGIYAYLDIGFNSLISNIKKYKSSMGLLDNKRMKSDTQWVIDSMRVKTPGHHTQIGSLSGGNQQKVIIGRWLLTQPEILMLDEPTRGIDVGAKFEIYQLIAELAKKEKGIIIISSEMPELLGITDRILVMSNGQVAGIVDTKTTSQNEILRLASLHL, from the coding sequence ATGGCCAGTGAGAATCCGACCACACAGCGTGAATATCTGCTGGAGATGACGAATGTCTCGAAATCATTTCCAGGGGTTAAAGCCTTAGATAATGTGAATTTAAAAGTGCGGCCGCACTCCGTCCATGCATTAATGGGAGAAAACGGCGCCGGGAAATCTACATTATTAAAATGTCTGTTTGGGATTTATAAAAAGGATACGGGGAGCATCCTGTTTCAGGGTGAGGAAATTGATTATAAGAGCTCCAAAGAGGCGCTGGAAAATGGCGTGTCGATGGTGCATCAGGAATTAAACCTGGTTCTGCAGCGCAACGTAATGGATAACATGTGGCTTGGCCGTTATCCGCGTAAAGGCGTATTTGTCGATCAGGATAAAATGTATCGCGATACTAAAGCGATCTTTGATGAATTAGATATTGATATCGATCCGCGCGATAAAGTGGCGACCTTGTCTGTTTCGCAAATGCAGATGATTGAAATTGCCAAGGCTTTCTCCTATGACGCGAAAATTGTCATTATGGATGAGCCAACCTCGTCGCTGACCGAAAAAGAAGTTAATCACCTGTTTACCATTATCCGTAAGCTGAAAGATCGTGGCTGCGGCATTGTGTATATCTCGCATAAGATGGAGGAGATTTTCCAGCTGTGCGATGAGATCACCATTTTGCGTGATGGACAGTGGATCGCCACCCAGCCGCTGGAAGGGTTGGATATGGACAAAATCATCTCGATGATGGTTGGTCGTTCATTGAACCAGCGTTTCCCGGATAAAACTAACGTGCCGGGTGAAGTGATTCTTGAGGTGCGTCACTTAACCTCACTGCGTCAGCCATCGATTCGCGATATCTCTTTTGATCTGCATAAAGGGGAGATTCTGGGTATTGCCGGCCTGGTAGGCGCCAAGCGTACTGACATCGTCGAAACGCTGTTTGGTATTCGCGAGAAGTCAGGCGGCACCATTAAATTGCACGGCAAGAGCATTAATAACCACAGCGCCAACGAAGCGATAAACCATGGCTTTGCGCTGGTGACAGAAGAGCGTCGATCCACCGGTATTTATGCTTATTTGGATATTGGCTTTAACTCGCTTATCTCCAATATTAAAAAGTATAAATCCAGCATGGGCCTGCTCGATAATAAACGCATGAAGAGCGATACCCAGTGGGTAATTGATTCGATGCGCGTGAAAACGCCCGGTCATCATACGCAAATAGGTTCGCTTTCCGGTGGTAACCAACAGAAGGTCATTATTGGTCGTTGGTTATTAACGCAGCCGGAAATATTGATGCTTGATGAACCGACGCGCGGGATTGATGTGGGCGCGAAGTTCGAAATTTACCAACTTATTGCTGAGTTGGCGAAGAAAGAGAAGGGCATCATTATTATCTCTTCTGAAATGCCAGAGCTGTTGGGTATTACCGATCGTATTCTAGTGATGAGTAATGGCCAGGTAGCGGGCATTGTTGATACCAAAACGACCTCGCAGAATGAAATCCTGCGTTTAGCGTCATTACACCTTTAA